GCGTAATCGTTTCCAGGCTGCCGAGGAGTGTGAAGGCACCGGAAATAACCGTGAGTGCGACGATGGCGATCCAGGGGACATCCGTGCGACTGCGAAATGAGAAACGATGAGGCATTCGTTTTTCAGTGGCCATCTCGGCCATCATACGCGATGCACCGAAGGCGGTGGCGTTGATGGCGGATGAAGTGGCCAGCAATGCTGCCAGGTCGACCAGGATTCCTCCGGCAGTTCCTAAAGCCGGCTCGGCTGCAATCGCCAGTGTATATTCTTTCGAAGCCCTGATTTCGATCGGTGTCAGATTGCCGACCGCGACGACTGCGACACCAAAATAAATCAGCGACGTGATCAGAATCGAACCATAGATGCCACGCGGGATGTTCCGGTCTGCATTTTCTGTTTCCATGACCGCGTTGGTGATCAACTGAAAGCCTTCAAAGGCCACAAAGATCATGGCACCGGCAATGAAGACCGACGATACGCCTTTCTCAAAGACCGGGAAGAGATGGTCCTGTTTGATCGAGAAAATTCCCGCGACCGCGAACAGGCCCAGCAGAATGACTTTCGAGAAGACAATGATCACCTCAGTTTGTCCGCTGGATTTGACTCCCTGCAAATTGATCAACATAAAAAACAGGAGGACCGCGGCAGAAAGCACCATGCGAACGGTGGGAGAGCCGGCACTACCCAGCAGGTGGGCTCCGTAGACACCGAATGTGTAAGCATACAGTGCGAGCGTGCCGATGTAGCCTACGATGACCGTCCAGCCTGCGATCCCGGCGATATTCGGGTGTTTGGGAAATGCACGATCCAGATAGGTAAAGCTGGCGCCGTCGCTATGGAAGCCGAGTGCCAGTTTGACATATGAGTAACCGGCTCCCAGAGCGACAAAACTGCCGATCAGAAAAGCCAATGGGGCGGCATGTCCGGAGATATTCACCGCCATCCCCAGAACCGAAAAAATACCGCCGCCGATCATACCGCCGATCCCCATGGCCAGCAGCTCTGCCAGGTTCAGTTTCTGATGGAGTTTGGATGCGATTGGAGATTGCGTGTTGGGGTTAATGACTCTTCCTCCCGGGGCTTCCTTGCACTTTGAATCGTTATTGAACAGATCATTGTTGAGAGGCGGGTAACGAGATTCAGATCCATTTCATCATGACTGGTTGGGAGACTGAAAACAAGCTGGTGCTGCTTTTGTTTTTCTCCTGGCACGAAATTGATGAGGAGAAAAAAGGTGTGGTTGTCAAACAGAGAGCGACGACTATAGTCCTCTGGTGGACATTGAATTGATGTTTTTCAGGGAGACCCGAGATGTTTGGCTGGTTGCGTCGTGACCCGAAGAAGAAACTGGAACTTCAGTACGCTCAGAAACTGGAAGCGGCCCGCGATGCGCAGCGGAATGGGGATATCCAGAGTTTTGCCACACTCACTTCCGAGGCGGAGGAAATTTTAAAACAAATCGATCGACTGGCAGAGGCGATTAGCTAAAATATGATTGTTTGTCTGATCTTTTCTGTTGTATCATGCTCGTTGAGCCCGTGAGATCGAAACTGGAGACAGGTTTTCTGTGTTCTTGTAGATCTCTCCAATCCCTTAATGCCAATGAAGTGCCTGAGGATTTGGTACTGGAGTGTGATACAGATGCAGGATCATAGCAATCGTCGGTGGAATTTATTTTCCATGAAGCCTTTCAGGAGAGGTTTCCTTACTTTTCTCTCTGTCCTGATTCTGCTCGGTGGAATGGGGGCCTCTAGCTACGCACAAGCAGAGAAATCCATAAAGAAGTATGTTGTCGCAACTCGGGAAGTTCCCCCGTTTGCGATGAAGGGCGAGCATGGCGAGTGGATTGGCATCACGATTGAGTTACTGCGCGAGGTGAAGTCTGAGTTACAGAATGATTCTGAGCAGGAGATTCAATTCGAGTTTCGCGAAATGGATCTTGAAGCAATGCTTACAGCTGTGGAACAGGGCAAGGTTGATCTGGCGGCAGCCGCGATTACGGTGAGCTATGATCGGGAAAAGCGAATGGACTTCACGCATCCGTTCCGCAGCTCAGGACTTGGAATTGCGGTCAAAACCCATCCACAGAGCCGGGAATGGTCGCGCGTCATGTCGGTGGTCTTTTCGAGCATGTTTCTCAGGATTGTTTCCGGTCTGTTCGCGGCCATGCTGCTGAGTGGTGTCGCCGTCTATCTTTTTGAGCGAAGAAAGAATAAAGACCATTTTGGCGGGGGGGTGATTCGCGGCATTTGTTCCGGTTTGTGGTGGGCGGCCGTGACTTTGACGACCGTGGGGTATGGCGATAAAGTGCCGAAGACGATTCCCGGTAGACTGATCGGTTTTGTCTGGATGTTCGTGGGACTGTTTATTATTGCCAGTTTCACTGCAGCGGTCACTTCGGCATTAACGGTGACGCAACTCAAATCGCGAATCGTTGGGCCGGCTGACTTGTCGCGGGTCAAAGTTGCGAGCGTCCAAAGTTCGACATCAGAAAAGTATTTACGCTCTCGTCAGATCGTCTTTAAGAAGTATCCAGACATCCGGGCCGCCTTGGAAGCGTTAAAGAAAGGGCAGGTGGAGGCCGTCGTGTACGATGCCCCCATCATGCGCTATGAAACGAATCGTCACTTTGAGGAGGAAATCCAGGTTCTGCCGGTTTTGTTTGAGCGGCAAAACTATGCCATTGCGTTACCGAATGAGAGCCCGCTACGTGAACCCATCAACCGTGTGATTCTGCGTTTGAACGGCAGCCCGGAGTGGAAAAGTATTCTGGCAGATTATTTAGGTGAGGGGTTCGAACAATAACGGTCAGGCAATGATGTCGTGGACGACGTTGCCGTAAATGTTGGTCAGGCGGAAGTCGCGGCCGCCGAAGCGGTAGACGAGCTTCTTGTGATCCAGACCGAGCAGATGCAGCATGGTCGCATGCAGATCGTGCAGATGGACTTCGCCCGCGACGGTTTTATAACCGAGGTCATCCGTGGTGCCGTGCGTTAAACCCCCTTTAGTGCCGCCGCCGGCAAGCCAGGCGGTGTAACCGGAGGCGTTGTGGTCGCGCCCCAGTGTCTCTTTGCCGGAGAGGACCTGGGTTTCGGGCTGGCGGCCGAATTCACCACTCCACAGGACCAGCGTTTCGTCAAGCAGTCCCCGTTGATTCAAATCGGCCAGCAGCGCAGCAATCGGTTTGTCGATCGTCTCGGCCTTGGATTTAAATTTATCGAGGTTGCTGTGATGGTCCCAGCCGGTGGAACTGACTTCGACAAAGCGGACTCCCGATTCACTCAGGCGTCGGGCCAGCAGGCACTGGCGACCGAAATCGTCAGACGGTCCGCCGTTGATGCCGTACATGTCCAGCGTTGCTTTGCTTTCGCGGGTCAGATCCATTACCGCGGGCACGGCGTCGCGCATCTGTTCGCTGAGGTCGAGTGAATCAATCACGCCGCGAACATCGGCGGTCTGTCCCAGTAGTTGCTGGTTCATTTTTTGCGCAAGTGCCAGAGCCGTTTGTTCGGGATTCGCTCCCAGGCCGTGATGCGATTTCAGATTGCTGATGGCAGCCGTCTTGATAGACTGCCCGGACCAGCCGAGTCGCGTGGCCTGGAACGTACTGGGAAGAAACGCACTTCCATAATTGGCCGGTCCCCCGAAGGTGCGTGTCGGTTTGATCGTGAAGAAGCCGGGGAGATTCTGGTTTTCGGTTCCTAGTCCGTAGAGAACCCAGGCGCCGAAGGAGGGACGCTGGAATTTGAATTCGCCGGTGTGCAGCATGGGGATGGCGATGGGATGGGCGCGGCTGGGACCGGTCATCCCGTTGAGCATGCAGATCTGGTCGGTCTGTTTTGCGAGGTGCGGGAACGCTTCGGAGATCCACATGCCGCTTTCGCCGTGCTGAGCAAAGTCATACAGGGGCGCCAACAGTTTTCCCTTCTTGGCACCTTTCTTGCCGCCATTGGCTTTGAGTTCCGGTTTATAGTCGAACGACTCGAACTGTGAAGGGCCACCGTTAATGAACAGGAAGATTACCCGCTTCGCTTTGGGAGTGTAATGGGCGATTTTCGGGGAAAGCAGACCGGCGGCTTTCGCTTGCGGTGCGAGACCGGTCAGAGCAAGTCCACCCAGGCCACCGGCGGCAGCCTTGAGCCATTGACGTCGCGACACTGTTGTTTCTGAGGTTGCATGTTTCATCGGAGGCGATCTCCTGTTTTGTGTATGTGTGAAAGACCTGCGGACAGGATTGTGTGTTATCGGGCATCAACGAGAAAACGGAATTCGGCAGTCATATACAATGTCTGGAACCAGGCGGCCCAGGCGTCGACTTCGGCGGTTTTCTTTTTCGGATCAGTAGACTGACGGACCTGCTGAATCAGTTGCAAGGCTCCAGCCTGTTCCTCTGCCGTCGGTGTTCGCGCCAGCGCCCACCGCATCGCCAGTTTTACTTTGGCTGCGTCGTCGCCCGCCTGTTTATCTGCTAATAGACGCTGAGCCGCGTGTCGGGATTGATCGGTGATGAACTGGGAATTCCGCAGGTAAAGTGCCTGCGCGGGAACGTTGGTGACCGCCCGGTTTCCACTCACCAGACTGGGTGAGGGGAAGTCGAACAGATCAAACAGTTCGGGAACGTAATCGCGAACCACCGGCAGATAGACGCTGCGATGATTACTGGGGGGCTGCAGCTTTTCCATGGGAATGCTGCGGGCCAGCTTATCGCCCAGTGGGGTCACCGTTGAAGTTGTGGGGCGATTGAAATCGAGTTGTCCGCTGACGGTCAGGATGGCATCACGAATCGCTTCGGCTTCGAGGCGACGGGGTGACGCTCGCCAGAGCAGACGGTTATCGGGATCAATTTCCATGTTGGCGGGATTGGGAGTGCTGCTTAACTGATAAGCGCGGCTGAGCATGATCGTGCGAATCATCTGTTTCGTCGACCAGCCTTCCTGCACGAATTGCAATGCGAGAGCGTCGAGCAGTTCGGGGTGCGTGGGCTGTTTGCCGATCACGCCGAAGTTATCAACAGAAGGAACAAGGCCGCGACCGAACAGGTGATGCCAGATCCGATTGACCATTACGCGGGCAGTTATCGGGTTTTGCTCGCTGGTGATCCACTGGGCGAGTTCCAGGCGACCGCTGTGGCTGGCTGCAATTGAGGGAGTATTTTCGATTTTGATTGCACTCAGAAAACCACGGGGAACCACGTCTCCCTTTTCGCGGAAGTCGCCGCGGACGGCGATATACGTGTCTGCGGGTTTCTTGCGATCGCGGGCGCTCATCGCGTAATGCGGTCGGGCAGGTGCGTTCTTTTTCAACTCAGCCACTTTTGTTTTTAACGTGGCGACTTCACTGGTCAGACTGGTAACAAGATCGTTGGCTTTGTTTAACTTCGCCTGTTTCTGATCGACATCTGCCTGCGAAGGTTGGTTGCCGGCATTTGGCTTTGCGGGATCCACGACCGTGGTGGCCACCAGTTGTTCGTACTTTTTATGTTCGGCGGCGGCCAGTTTTTGTGCGTCTTTTGCTTTCTTGAGGGCGTCGGTTTGAGCCGTCAGTTGCTTTTCGGTTTCCTGCAGCTGTTTGTCATAAGCTTCCGCGGCAGCGTGTAGAGTCTGGGCATTTTTGCCGATGGGGAGCAGATCGGTGGGAGTGTTGCTGTATTTCTGCTTGATCGTGCCATACAGGGGCTCGGTGCTTAAAAAGATGCCGGCGAGGGAGTAGTAGTCGGCCGTCGGAATCGGATCGAACTTGTGATCGTGACAACGGGCACAGGAGACAGTCAGCGCCATCGTCGCGCGGCAGACCGTGTTGATCTGATCGTCGACGATGTCCATACGGAATTCGGTGCCGCGCGAATTGTGTCGTTTGGGGCCGAAGGACAGCATGCTGGTGGCAATCTTGCGGGCTTGGATCATCTCCGGAGATTCATTGGGTTGGGCCGGTATCAGGTCGCCAGCGATTTGTTCCTGCAGAAAAATGTTGTACGGTTTATCCTGGTTGAAGGCATCGATGACATAGTTGCGGTAAGGCCAGGCGTGCGGATAGGTGAAGTTAAATTCCATGCCGCTCGATTCGGCGAAACGGACGACATCCAGCCAGTGCCGTCCCCAGAGTTCGCCGAAGCGAGGGGAAGCGAGCAGTTTGTCAATGAGTTTGGCGAGGGCGTCCGGCGATTTGTCATTCAGAAACGCATCGACTTCGGCGGGCGTCGGGGGGAGGCCGACGAGATCGAAATAGACGCGGCGGACCAGCGTGAGTCGATTGGCATCTTGAACCGGCTTCAATCCCTGCTGTTCCATGGCAGAGAGCACGAAGCCATCGATAACCGGATTGCGAGCCCAGTTGGTCTGTTTGACGGCAGGCGGTTTGACTGATTTGGGGGACACGAAGGCCCAGTGTTTTTGTGCCGCCTGGTAACGTTGTTCTTTAAGAGTGGGGCCGGTCTCTTTGCGGGAGTCGGGACAGCCGAGACGAATCCACTCTTCAAAGGCGGCGATGATATCAGCGGGAAGTTTCTGCTCGGGAGGCATTCCGGAAGCATCGCCTTCGTGTTTGAGCATTTGAATCAGCGAACTATGTTCGAGATCGTGCGGCTTGAGCATCGGGCCGGTATCGCCGCCCCGCATCATGCCGGCCGGGGAGTCGAGTTCGAGGCCCCCTTCCACACTTTCGCCTTTGCGGGAATGGCATTCGTAGCAGTGCTTGACCAGAACCGGTTCAATCTTCGATTTGAACAGCTCAAGACCTTTGTTGTCTTTCTGGGCTTTGGGGGCAGCTTCTAAATAGGAGCTACCAGAAAGAACGATTGCCAATACCGAAACGAGACAGATCAGCATACGAGTCATCATCGTCGCCTTTCGTCATGTCTGTGGAAGGAATCAAGCGAACGGCCGACATGGAAGCAGCTCGCTAACGGGAGGGACTCTTATCTCTTTGTAGAAAAGACCTGAAGTTTCAAAGGCTTTAAGTCTTTATGCTGCATATTATATAACTATTAGATCCTGATATCCATAATATCGTCTGACGAGAAGCAAAAATTTTATTTTTGGGAAAAAGAATCACACGGATTTCAAAAATGAGAAGGGGATTTTGCTGCTTTTCAAAGGGGTTATGAGATTGTTCATATTTATGTTCACTTGGCATGGTGAAGTTATTGTAATGCAGAGCTTGTGACTGCCTGGATGATCCCAAATGTTTAACTGAGTCGAGTTCATGATTTACATGGATTTCGCTGAGTTTGCGGATTGTACTGATTATTCGTGCCAGGAAATGCCGATCCTGGATGTGAGAGACACCACGCAAGCTGCTTTATTGTGGACTCCAAGGATGAAACAGGGGGGACGAGAGGGATAGGGCAAGATGTTTCTAAAGCAATGTTACATTGTAGCCATCGTGGTGCTGTTTCTGGTTGCGCGAGTGAATCTCGTGTGGGCAGGGGAAGCACCAGCCATGGAAACACCGCCACCTCCTGCTCCCGTCATCACGGAAGAAATCCAGGCACCCGCCGAGATTCCTTTCGAATCAGCCGCTCCCACTGAATGGGTTCCCGCCGATGCGAATCTCGATCTTACATTGAGGATCGGCGTTCCCGATCTGAGACCGGGTTGGCAGATCGACGTCGGGGCTCTGTTCCTGAAGCCGAGCAGTAACAACCTCGGTTATGCTGTCCTGACCACATACAAAAATCCGGGTGCACCGGAACCGCTGGCTTCTCCCTATTGGGAAATTCAATCGGTAACAACCAGCTATCAGCCCGGCTTTGAGGTGGGATCGACTTACACGTATCAGAACACCGGCCGCGATTTTCAACTCGACTGGCAGCATTTGCGAACGTCCAATCACAGTGCGATCTCTGCTCTAAGTGGAACACAATGGGTTTCTCCCTTCTCACAAACCGGCCCGGGTTCGGCGGACACGTATGCTGATTTAGAAGACAACGACGGGGTGAATAAACTGAGGAGAGCCGAGGGGATTGCCAAGTATGCTTATGATGCGGTGAACCTCGATTTCGGACAGCATGTCGATTTTGGTTCTTCGCTCGACCTGAGGTTATTTGCCGGGTTGAGCTTTGCCCGTTTGCAGGAAACCGTGGAATCTTCGTTTTACGGCGATCCACCCGAACCGGCGGCGGTGTTTCCCGCGTCAGTTCCCTTAATCCTCTCGTTGGATAACACGTCGACGTTTACCGGCGTTGGCCCGCGGTTTGGTGTTGATAGTCTGTACCAGACTCAAGGGGGGCTGCGTTTTACCGGGCAGATCGGAGCGGCACTCTTAGTTGGACGGACCGAGCCTTCCCAATATGTATTTGGCGCCGTCGCCGAGGATCTGGCTGCGCTCGGAATCTCCTATAATCAGCAGCAGGTGACCAGCGGCGGTTTTACGCAGGTGGTCTATTCAGCTGATGCCAAACTGGGAATCGGTTTCGAACACATCTTTTCTGGCGGCAATTCCTTCTCCATCGACGCCGGCTATCAGGCGTCCGTCTACGCCGATCCATTCGCGGGCTACGCGACGAATCACAACGTCCTGCCGGTCCAGATCGGTTCGCTCTCGACCGCCAGCGTCCGCCAGACCAACAGCAACTTCACTCTGCATGGTTTTTATCTGAACCTCACCCTGCAGTGGTGAGTTGGCACGTTGTTGATCTCTGTTTTCGATTTTTCATGTCGTAGACAATCCAAAAACAAATTACGAGTGTGACATCCTTTTGCGAAGAAACCATACGCCAATCAAAAGTACGATCAGGAGATTCAATCCAATCAGGATTGTCTTTGTTGATGAGTTACTGCTGACTTGAGGCTCAGGGGGGGGGATATTTGGTGGGGGAAGG
This window of the Gimesia fumaroli genome carries:
- a CDS encoding Lpg1974 family pore-forming outer membrane protein, yielding MFLKQCYIVAIVVLFLVARVNLVWAGEAPAMETPPPPAPVITEEIQAPAEIPFESAAPTEWVPADANLDLTLRIGVPDLRPGWQIDVGALFLKPSSNNLGYAVLTTYKNPGAPEPLASPYWEIQSVTTSYQPGFEVGSTYTYQNTGRDFQLDWQHLRTSNHSAISALSGTQWVSPFSQTGPGSADTYADLEDNDGVNKLRRAEGIAKYAYDAVNLDFGQHVDFGSSLDLRLFAGLSFARLQETVESSFYGDPPEPAAVFPASVPLILSLDNTSTFTGVGPRFGVDSLYQTQGGLRFTGQIGAALLVGRTEPSQYVFGAVAEDLAALGISYNQQQVTSGGFTQVVYSADAKLGIGFEHIFSGGNSFSIDAGYQASVYADPFAGYATNHNVLPVQIGSLSTASVRQTNSNFTLHGFYLNLTLQW
- a CDS encoding DUF1501 domain-containing protein — encoded protein: MKHATSETTVSRRQWLKAAAGGLGGLALTGLAPQAKAAGLLSPKIAHYTPKAKRVIFLFINGGPSQFESFDYKPELKANGGKKGAKKGKLLAPLYDFAQHGESGMWISEAFPHLAKQTDQICMLNGMTGPSRAHPIAIPMLHTGEFKFQRPSFGAWVLYGLGTENQNLPGFFTIKPTRTFGGPANYGSAFLPSTFQATRLGWSGQSIKTAAISNLKSHHGLGANPEQTALALAQKMNQQLLGQTADVRGVIDSLDLSEQMRDAVPAVMDLTRESKATLDMYGINGGPSDDFGRQCLLARRLSESGVRFVEVSSTGWDHHSNLDKFKSKAETIDKPIAALLADLNQRGLLDETLVLWSGEFGRQPETQVLSGKETLGRDHNASGYTAWLAGGGTKGGLTHGTTDDLGYKTVAGEVHLHDLHATMLHLLGLDHKKLVYRFGGRDFRLTNIYGNVVHDIIA
- a CDS encoding DUF1553 domain-containing protein, which gives rise to MMTRMLICLVSVLAIVLSGSSYLEAAPKAQKDNKGLELFKSKIEPVLVKHCYECHSRKGESVEGGLELDSPAGMMRGGDTGPMLKPHDLEHSSLIQMLKHEGDASGMPPEQKLPADIIAAFEEWIRLGCPDSRKETGPTLKEQRYQAAQKHWAFVSPKSVKPPAVKQTNWARNPVIDGFVLSAMEQQGLKPVQDANRLTLVRRVYFDLVGLPPTPAEVDAFLNDKSPDALAKLIDKLLASPRFGELWGRHWLDVVRFAESSGMEFNFTYPHAWPYRNYVIDAFNQDKPYNIFLQEQIAGDLIPAQPNESPEMIQARKIATSMLSFGPKRHNSRGTEFRMDIVDDQINTVCRATMALTVSCARCHDHKFDPIPTADYYSLAGIFLSTEPLYGTIKQKYSNTPTDLLPIGKNAQTLHAAAEAYDKQLQETEKQLTAQTDALKKAKDAQKLAAAEHKKYEQLVATTVVDPAKPNAGNQPSQADVDQKQAKLNKANDLVTSLTSEVATLKTKVAELKKNAPARPHYAMSARDRKKPADTYIAVRGDFREKGDVVPRGFLSAIKIENTPSIAASHSGRLELAQWITSEQNPITARVMVNRIWHHLFGRGLVPSVDNFGVIGKQPTHPELLDALALQFVQEGWSTKQMIRTIMLSRAYQLSSTPNPANMEIDPDNRLLWRASPRRLEAEAIRDAILTVSGQLDFNRPTTSTVTPLGDKLARSIPMEKLQPPSNHRSVYLPVVRDYVPELFDLFDFPSPSLVSGNRAVTNVPAQALYLRNSQFITDQSRHAAQRLLADKQAGDDAAKVKLAMRWALARTPTAEEQAGALQLIQQVRQSTDPKKKTAEVDAWAAWFQTLYMTAEFRFLVDAR
- a CDS encoding DUF6435 family protein; translated protein: MFGWLRRDPKKKLELQYAQKLEAARDAQRNGDIQSFATLTSEAEEILKQIDRLAEAIS
- a CDS encoding APC family permease — translated: MFNNDSKCKEAPGGRVINPNTQSPIASKLHQKLNLAELLAMGIGGMIGGGIFSVLGMAVNISGHAAPLAFLIGSFVALGAGYSYVKLALGFHSDGASFTYLDRAFPKHPNIAGIAGWTVIVGYIGTLALYAYTFGVYGAHLLGSAGSPTVRMVLSAAVLLFFMLINLQGVKSSGQTEVIIVFSKVILLGLFAVAGIFSIKQDHLFPVFEKGVSSVFIAGAMIFVAFEGFQLITNAVMETENADRNIPRGIYGSILITSLIYFGVAVVAVGNLTPIEIRASKEYTLAIAAEPALGTAGGILVDLAALLATSSAINATAFGASRMMAEMATEKRMPHRFSFRSRTDVPWIAIVALTVISGAFTLLGSLETITLFSSMTFLLISLAVSVANLKLRKITNSNLWLILLGMTLMLTTIGLLVLHLWQENHQLFFWLGGAFALIALVEIAFCERECRNSSHKQKKSE
- a CDS encoding transporter substrate-binding domain-containing protein; protein product: MKPFRRGFLTFLSVLILLGGMGASSYAQAEKSIKKYVVATREVPPFAMKGEHGEWIGITIELLREVKSELQNDSEQEIQFEFREMDLEAMLTAVEQGKVDLAAAAITVSYDREKRMDFTHPFRSSGLGIAVKTHPQSREWSRVMSVVFSSMFLRIVSGLFAAMLLSGVAVYLFERRKNKDHFGGGVIRGICSGLWWAAVTLTTVGYGDKVPKTIPGRLIGFVWMFVGLFIIASFTAAVTSALTVTQLKSRIVGPADLSRVKVASVQSSTSEKYLRSRQIVFKKYPDIRAALEALKKGQVEAVVYDAPIMRYETNRHFEEEIQVLPVLFERQNYAIALPNESPLREPINRVILRLNGSPEWKSILADYLGEGFEQ